The nucleotide sequence TTCTAACAATCAAAAACCCCGCCAAATTATGACGGGGTTATATATATGACAAAATGTACGGTCTAGTCATTTATTGCTTGCCATTTAAAGGCTTCCAAAATCTCTTTACGTATTACCTTTGCCCTTAATATATTCAACCCTTTTTGCAGGGAGGCATCCTCCTGACAGGCCTTTTCCCAACCCAAATTGGCCAATTTTAATACGTAGGGCAAAGTTACATTGGTCAAGGCCATGGTTGAAGTATATGGAACTGCCCCTGGCATATTGGTAACGCAGTAATGTACCACATCATCTATAATATATACCGGGTTCTCATGCGTAGTGGGCCTCGTGGTTTCCACACATCCCCCTTGATCTACTGCTACATCCACAATTACGGTACCTGGGCGCATATCCTTAAGCATATCGCGAGTAATGATCTTTGGGGCTTTGGCTCCCTTTAACAAGATGCCCCCAACAATTAGATCATGGTCCTTAATGTGTTTCCTTATATTAAATTCATTTGAAAATTCCGTGACTACATGGCTCGGCATTACATCATTTACATAACGAAGTCGTTTCATGTTAACATCCAAAATAGTAACATGTGCCCCAAGTCCGGCTGCCATTTTAGCAGCTTGAATTCCTACCACACCGGCCCCAAGTACCAAAACCCTTCCCGGTGCCACTCCAGGAACTCCACCAAGTAGCACCCCTCTTCCTTTTTCTGGTTTCTCCAAGTATTTTGCCCCCTGCTGTATGGCCATTCTGCCAGCGACTTCGGACATGGGTGTCAATAAAGGCAAGGTGCCATCTTCATCTTCCACGGTTTCATAGGCTATGCAAATAGCTTTACGATCTATCATGGCTTCGGTAAGGACCTCACTAGAGGCAAAATGAAAATAGGTAAAAACCACCTGCCCCCTTTGTACAAGTGCATACTCCTCCTTTATAGGCTCTTTTACCTTAACAATCATATCGCTCATAGCATAAACATGGCCTATAGTGTCCAAAACAATGGCGCCCACCTGTTGATAATCGCTATTTGAAAATCCGCTGCCATCACCGGCACCGGTCTGCACGTATACCGTATGATTATTTCTCACCAGTTCAAAAACCCCCGCAGGCGTCATGCCCACCCTGCTTTCATTGTTTATAATTTCTTTAGGAATCCCGACTTTCATTTTCAATTCTTTTTTTAAACTAAATGGAGCTAACACCTCTTCCACTTAAGTGGCATTATTCCTGACCATTATTACATGATGGCAAGAATTCCAAAAATGGAACAAAAAAATATAAGAAAAAAAGAAAACCCCTTAAATAAGGGACAAGAATATAGATTATTGCACTTTTCACATTATGTGTACGAACCCATTAAAAATGGCGCACTATTAACAGTACCATATAACAAGAAATTTTAATTGGGAAATTACCTGCTATTTGTATTTTAACTTAAGGACAATCATTACAAAAAGTAATACCGCAGTAATAAAATTGGCCAATATCATAGGCACACTTTCATGGTAAATACCATAAATCAACCATAGCACCACACCAAGAAACATGGCCATATACATGGTCAGCGAGATATCCTTGGTAGATTTATTCCTCCACGTCTTATGTACCTGTGGCACTATAGAGTAGGTAGTAAGTACGGCCGCCACGAGCCCCATGATTTCTATGTTCTCCATGCCACTAGATACAATTTTGTGGGCAGACCCCACAATGCGAATTTTTATCCAATACTATTACCAAAATCAACTTAAGCCCTGGAACAATCTCCTTATCCAACTATATTGACAATTTTTCCTGGGACCACAATCACCTTTTTAGGGGCACGCCCCTGGAGTTGTTCCTGTGTTTTGTCATTGGCCATAACGGCAGCCTCAATTTCCTCTTTGGAAAGATCTGCCGGCAATTCCAATTTAAAGCGTACTTTTCCATTGAAAGAAATAGGATACTCCTTACTACTCTCTACCAAATACTTCCCTTCAAATTTAGGGAATGGGGCAGTTGCTATAGAGGTCGTGTGTCCCAATTTACTCCAAAGTTCCTCCGCTATATGCGGAGCATATGGTGAGACCAACAGGGCCAACGGTTCCAATATTTTTTTACTATTACATTTTTGGGCGGCCAACTCGTTTACACATATCATAAAGGTAGCCACCGAGGTATTAAAGGAGAAATTTTCTATATCCTCCTCTACCTTCTTGATAGTCTTGTGCAAAGTCTTTAAATTATCTGCTGTAGGTTCGGCATCGGTCACAGTAAAAGCTCCTTCATTTCCCCCGTGGAACAAACGCCACATTTTCTTAAGAAAACTGTGGACCCCTGTAATACCCGCAGTATTCCAAGGTTTGGATTGCTCCAATGGCCCTAGGAACATCTCGTACAAACGCAGGGAATCTGCTCCGTACTCCTGACAGATACTATCCGGACTTACCACATTGTATTTGGACTTGGACATTTTCTCTACCTCGCGACCTACAATATATTTCCCGTCCTCCAAAATAAACTCGGCATCCTTAAAATCGGCATAAAGAGGATTTTCCTTGAACTTTATCAAATCCAATTCATCTGATGGATTAACCAAAGCCACATCTACATGAAGTGGTTGTACCGTTTTGTTGTCTATTCCTATCAAGTTTTTCGATACCAGGGTATTTTCACCTTCCAACCTATAGACAAAAGCACTGGTTCCCGTAATCATCCCCTGATTGATCAATTTCTTGGCAAACTCGGGTTTTGGCACGATGCCTTTATCGAACAAAAACTTCTGCCAGAAACGGCTGTACAGCAAATGTCCGGTAGCATGTTCACTACCCCCAATATATAAGTCCACATCCTTCCAATAGTCAATTGCCTCTCTGGAAAATATGTCATTTCCATTATTGGGATCCATATAACGGTTAAAGTAGTACGAACTTCCCGCCCAACCTGGCATGGTATTCAACTCCAATGGAAATATGGTTTTATGATCTATTAACTCATTACTTACCACTGCCGACTTCTCTACGTCCCAGGCCCAAACCGTGGCATTGCCCAATGGGGGCTCCCCGGTTTCAGTAGGTAAGTATTTTTCAACTTCAGGTAATACAATAGGCAAATGCTCCGCACTGATCATTTGGGGCATTCCGTCCACATAGTATACTGGAAATGGCTCCCCCCAATAGCGTTGGCGACTAAATACGGCATCGCGCAACCTGTAGTTGATCTTTCCTATTCCCTGTTCCAATTTTTCCAATTCGAAAATGACACGTTTTACGGCCTTTTTATAAGGTAGTCCATTTAAGAAGTCGGAATTGGCAATAACGGTCTTTTCCTTATCAGTAAAGGCCTCTTCGGAAATGTCCACTCCTTCAAAAATATTGGGAATGGGAATATTGAAATGCTTCGCAAAATCGTAATCGCGTTGATCTCCACAGGGAACGGACATTACCGCCCCAGTACCATAACCGGCCAACACATAATCCCCTATCCAAATTGGAATGGGCTCCTTGCTAAATGGGTGTTCCGCATAAGCTCCCGTAAAGGCTCCCGTAATGGTCTTTACATCGGCCATACGATCGCGCTCACTGCGTTTGGCCGTAGCCGCAATATACGCCTCCACTTCCTCCTCTTGCTCAGAAGTGGTTATTTTGGCAACCAATTCGTGCTCCGGGGCCAAGGTCATAAAACTTACCCCAAAAATGGTATCGGGCCGAGTGGTGAAAACCGAAATTTCCATTTCTTTCGAATTGACCTCCCCCCGGCCCCCTCCCAAGGAGGGGGAGTTTAGTACCGTCTCAATTTTTGAAATTACCTCATCAATATTGTTGAGTACTTCATCATTGGTAAACCTTATTACGGTATAGCCTTTTTTCTGTTCCAACAACAATTGCCTTTCCGCATCCTCGTTCAATTGATATTGGTGAATTTCTCCATCAACCTCCACGATCAATTCCTTTTCAAGGCAAACGAAATCAACTATATACCTAGAAATTGGATGCTGTCTCCTAAATTTCGAATTCAAATTTCTATTTCTTAGAGCTTCCCATAGTAAAGCTTCAGCCTTTGTGGGATTCTTACGCATTTCTTGAGCCCTTTCCAATAAAACTCCGTAAATGTCAGAATCGGCCGTATGAAATTTTGGTGAAGACGAATCCGCCCCCCCTCCTTGGGAGGGGGCAGGGGGGAGGACCCTAAACGTAACTTCTGCCCCTTCTGACCTGCCTATCCAATTGGTTTGGGAGTCCTTTAAGGGCTGTGGCCAATCTACCATAGCCAAATCGTCCAACAACCTCTGGGCATAGGCGGAGATACGCATACTCCACTGGGTCATTTTTTTACGCATAACAGGATGGCCCCCTCGCTCGGAAACTCCATTGACAATCTCGTCGTTTGCTAAAACCGTACCCAAGGCCGGACACCAATTCACTTCGGTCTCCGCCAAATACGTTAACCTATATTCCAATAAAACTTCCTGTTGTTCCTTTATTGTAAAGGCTTTCCAATCGGCTGCCGAAAATAGGGTTACATCTTCATCACAAACAGCATTTACACTTTGGTTGCCCTCTTTTTCAAAAATAGCGATCAGACTGGAAATATCTTCCGCCTTATCGTTGTCCTTATTGTACCAAGAATTAAAAAGTTGGATAAATATCCACTGTGTCCATTTGTAATAATTGGGATCGGAGGTACGTACTTCCCGACTCCAATCAAAAGAAAAGCCAATTTTATCCAACTGCTCCCTATATCTGTTGATATTGGCCTCTGTGGTAATGGCTGGATGCTGTCCTGTCTGAATGGCATATTGCTCCGCAGGCAGTCCAAAAGAATCGTACCCCATTGGATGCAGTACATTAAATCCTTTGTGCCTCTTATAACGAGCATAAATATCGCTGGCTATATAACCCAAGGGATGCCCTACATGCAAACCGGCACCTGAAGGATAGGGAAACATATCCAGTACATAAAACTTTTCCTTTTGGGAATCATTTTCTGCTTTAAAAGTGTGGTTTTCAGCCCAAAATCTCTGCCACTTTTCTTCAATCTTCCTGAAATCGTAAGTCATCCTATATTGTTTGTCTTTAAATCCGGCGCACTAAGGGTACACACTCCATTTATTTAATGCAGGGCAAAAATAAGTTTAATCTATGAAAGCAAAAAGATATTATCGACATACCTACCAAAGCAAAAGTGCTGCATTGATCGTATCATATAAACCACCCCTAGAGATAGCAGCATTAAACTTTTGTGCCTGGAATATTCATTGCCCTACTACTGGCAAGGACAAAAATTGCAATTGAATTTCCCAAACACTGAAATTTCGTAGGACAACACTTTATATTGAAATTGATTATGAAACAAGCCTCAACCATTTCTAATTCAATTTACTTTCCTATTTTTACATATTGATTTTCAACTATGAGTACATCTTTTGAACGTTTTCAAAAAAGAAAGCTTATCTCCTCTTATTTTTCTGTGGTCCTAAGTATTGGCTTGGTACTTTTTCTATTGGGTATATTGGGACTTTTGGTACTGAATACCAAGAAACTGGCCGATCATTTTAAAGAACAGATCACTATATCCGTATTTCTTAAGGACAATGCCAAAGAAGTAGAGGTTGACCAATTGCAAAAAAGCTTGGCCATGGCAGAATATACCAAAAAAGCCACCTATGTTTCCAAGGAACAGGCAGCAGAACAGCACAGTGAGGAAATTGGAGAGAATTTTTTGGATTTCTTGGGGTATAACCCACTTAAGAACTCCATAGATGTGCAACTTAAGGCCGATTATGTTTCTACAGAGAAGATTGCCGAA is from Arenibacter algicola and encodes:
- the ald gene encoding alanine dehydrogenase; this translates as MKVGIPKEIINNESRVGMTPAGVFELVRNNHTVYVQTGAGDGSGFSNSDYQQVGAIVLDTIGHVYAMSDMIVKVKEPIKEEYALVQRGQVVFTYFHFASSEVLTEAMIDRKAICIAYETVEDEDGTLPLLTPMSEVAGRMAIQQGAKYLEKPEKGRGVLLGGVPGVAPGRVLVLGAGVVGIQAAKMAAGLGAHVTILDVNMKRLRYVNDVMPSHVVTEFSNEFNIRKHIKDHDLIVGGILLKGAKAPKIITRDMLKDMRPGTVIVDVAVDQGGCVETTRPTTHENPVYIIDDVVHYCVTNMPGAVPYTSTMALTNVTLPYVLKLANLGWEKACQEDASLQKGLNILRAKVIRKEILEAFKWQAIND
- a CDS encoding SemiSWEET family sugar transporter, encoding MENIEIMGLVAAVLTTYSIVPQVHKTWRNKSTKDISLTMYMAMFLGVVLWLIYGIYHESVPMILANFITAVLLFVMIVLKLKYK
- the leuS gene encoding leucine--tRNA ligase, which translates into the protein MTYDFRKIEEKWQRFWAENHTFKAENDSQKEKFYVLDMFPYPSGAGLHVGHPLGYIASDIYARYKRHKGFNVLHPMGYDSFGLPAEQYAIQTGQHPAITTEANINRYREQLDKIGFSFDWSREVRTSDPNYYKWTQWIFIQLFNSWYNKDNDKAEDISSLIAIFEKEGNQSVNAVCDEDVTLFSAADWKAFTIKEQQEVLLEYRLTYLAETEVNWCPALGTVLANDEIVNGVSERGGHPVMRKKMTQWSMRISAYAQRLLDDLAMVDWPQPLKDSQTNWIGRSEGAEVTFRVLPPAPSQGGGADSSSPKFHTADSDIYGVLLERAQEMRKNPTKAEALLWEALRNRNLNSKFRRQHPISRYIVDFVCLEKELIVEVDGEIHQYQLNEDAERQLLLEQKKGYTVIRFTNDEVLNNIDEVISKIETVLNSPSLGGGRGEVNSKEMEISVFTTRPDTIFGVSFMTLAPEHELVAKITTSEQEEEVEAYIAATAKRSERDRMADVKTITGAFTGAYAEHPFSKEPIPIWIGDYVLAGYGTGAVMSVPCGDQRDYDFAKHFNIPIPNIFEGVDISEEAFTDKEKTVIANSDFLNGLPYKKAVKRVIFELEKLEQGIGKINYRLRDAVFSRQRYWGEPFPVYYVDGMPQMISAEHLPIVLPEVEKYLPTETGEPPLGNATVWAWDVEKSAVVSNELIDHKTIFPLELNTMPGWAGSSYYFNRYMDPNNGNDIFSREAIDYWKDVDLYIGGSEHATGHLLYSRFWQKFLFDKGIVPKPEFAKKLINQGMITGTSAFVYRLEGENTLVSKNLIGIDNKTVQPLHVDVALVNPSDELDLIKFKENPLYADFKDAEFILEDGKYIVGREVEKMSKSKYNVVSPDSICQEYGADSLRLYEMFLGPLEQSKPWNTAGITGVHSFLKKMWRLFHGGNEGAFTVTDAEPTADNLKTLHKTIKKVEEDIENFSFNTSVATFMICVNELAAQKCNSKKILEPLALLVSPYAPHIAEELWSKLGHTTSIATAPFPKFEGKYLVESSKEYPISFNGKVRFKLELPADLSKEEIEAAVMANDKTQEQLQGRAPKKVIVVPGKIVNIVG